The Catenulispora sp. MAP5-51 genome has a window encoding:
- the cbiE gene encoding precorrin-6y C5,15-methyltransferase (decarboxylating) subunit CbiE, producing MITVIGFDGSPLSEQARAALACATLVVGGQRHLDAVPVPESAARLVLGALDGLYEALPSHENVCVIASGDPGFFGIVRRLREKDLDIRVLSAPSSVATAFAAIGLSWDDAIVVSAHGRELRPVANVCRAFPKVAVLTGPGAGARELGALLPDRTFVVAQRLGHPDQRIATLSSHAAAHSEFADPHVLLCLDESRLTSERGWIAGFGGVPGTWALGESEFAHRDSMITKSEVRALALAKLGPRPGRLVWDIGAGSGSVGIECARFGAAVVAVERDAESCDRIRANAAAHGVAVEVVTASASASVFDRLPRPDAVFVGGGGVDVIAACAETPAAVVVVALAAIERVPEAISLLTKSGRTADGVLLQSSRLSALPGDAHRFAAANPVFLLWGERP from the coding sequence GTGATCACCGTCATCGGCTTCGACGGGTCGCCGCTGTCCGAGCAGGCCCGGGCCGCCCTCGCCTGCGCCACGTTGGTGGTCGGCGGGCAGCGGCATCTGGACGCGGTCCCGGTTCCCGAGTCGGCGGCGCGCCTCGTGCTCGGCGCGCTGGATGGCTTGTACGAGGCGCTGCCGTCCCATGAGAACGTCTGCGTGATCGCCAGTGGCGACCCGGGGTTCTTCGGGATCGTGCGTCGGTTGCGCGAGAAGGACCTGGATATCAGGGTCCTGTCGGCGCCGTCCTCCGTCGCCACCGCGTTCGCCGCGATCGGCCTGTCCTGGGACGACGCGATCGTGGTCAGCGCGCACGGCCGCGAGCTGCGGCCGGTCGCGAACGTGTGCCGCGCCTTCCCGAAGGTGGCGGTGCTGACCGGTCCGGGCGCCGGGGCCAGGGAGCTCGGAGCCCTGCTGCCGGACCGCACGTTCGTGGTCGCGCAGCGGCTCGGCCATCCCGATCAGAGGATCGCGACGCTCAGCTCGCACGCGGCGGCCCACTCGGAGTTCGCCGATCCGCACGTCCTGCTCTGCCTGGACGAATCGCGCCTGACCTCCGAACGCGGCTGGATCGCGGGCTTCGGCGGCGTGCCGGGCACGTGGGCACTCGGCGAGTCTGAGTTCGCGCACCGCGACTCGATGATCACCAAGTCGGAGGTCCGCGCGCTCGCCTTGGCGAAGCTGGGGCCGCGCCCGGGACGCCTGGTGTGGGACATCGGCGCGGGCTCGGGCTCGGTCGGCATCGAGTGCGCACGGTTCGGCGCGGCGGTGGTCGCGGTGGAGCGTGACGCAGAGTCCTGCGACCGTATCCGGGCCAACGCCGCCGCCCACGGTGTCGCCGTCGAGGTGGTGACGGCCTCTGCTTCGGCCTCGGTCTTCGACCGGCTGCCGCGGCCCGACGCGGTGTTCGTCGGCGGCGGCGGGGTGGACGTCATCGCCGCCTGCGCCGAGACCCCGGCCGCCGTGGTGGTCGTCGCCCTGGCCGCCATCGAACGCGTGCCGGAGGCGATCAGCCTCCTGACGAAGTCCGGCCGCACGGCGGACGGCGTCCTGCT
- a CDS encoding cobalt-precorrin-5B (C(1))-methyltransferase, giving the protein MKVRPKALRPGWTTGACAAAAAKAATTALLTGEPQTWTEIALPSGRRVTFATDRCDLSRPGRAEAVVVKDAGDDPDVTHGAHLTATVSWLAAGGIQLDGGVGVGVVTKPGLGLEVGGPAINPVPRSMIEASVAEALGADARTAESRGLRVVISVPEGEVMARKTTNARLGILGGISILGTTGIVRPFSTAAWRASVEQAVSVLAAQAAETSQDPVLVLCTGGRTEKGAMLLFPDLPEVSFVEVGDFTGAALRRCVEHGVRRVVFVGMAGKLTKLGAGVLMTHYTRSRVDCSLLGEITRAVGGPEDLAETVGAANTARHAYELWDAAGLLPVAGLELCRRVAAVLERFAAAECGGAISAEVAMVDFSGLEVVART; this is encoded by the coding sequence ATGAAGGTCCGCCCGAAGGCCCTGCGCCCCGGCTGGACCACCGGCGCCTGTGCCGCCGCCGCTGCGAAAGCCGCCACCACCGCCCTGCTCACCGGCGAGCCGCAGACCTGGACCGAGATCGCGCTCCCCTCCGGCCGCCGCGTCACCTTCGCCACCGACCGCTGCGACCTGTCGCGTCCCGGCCGGGCCGAGGCCGTCGTCGTCAAGGACGCCGGCGACGACCCCGACGTCACCCACGGGGCGCACCTCACCGCGACCGTCTCCTGGCTCGCGGCCGGCGGCATCCAGCTCGACGGGGGCGTCGGGGTCGGCGTCGTCACCAAGCCGGGCCTGGGTCTGGAGGTCGGCGGCCCGGCCATCAATCCGGTGCCGCGCTCGATGATCGAGGCCTCGGTCGCCGAAGCCCTCGGCGCTGATGCCCGCACCGCCGAGTCCCGCGGCCTGCGCGTGGTCATCTCCGTGCCCGAAGGCGAGGTGATGGCGCGCAAGACCACCAACGCCCGCCTGGGCATCCTCGGCGGCATCTCCATCCTCGGCACCACCGGGATCGTCCGACCCTTCTCCACCGCCGCGTGGCGGGCCAGCGTCGAGCAGGCGGTGTCGGTGCTTGCCGCGCAGGCCGCCGAGACGTCGCAGGACCCTGTCCTGGTGCTCTGCACCGGCGGACGCACCGAGAAGGGCGCGATGCTGCTGTTCCCGGATCTGCCGGAGGTCAGCTTCGTCGAGGTCGGCGACTTCACCGGCGCCGCGTTGCGGCGCTGTGTGGAGCACGGGGTGCGGCGCGTGGTGTTCGTCGGCATGGCCGGCAAGCTCACCAAGCTCGGCGCCGGCGTCCTGATGACCCACTACACGCGCTCCCGGGTCGACTGCTCCCTGCTCGGCGAGATCACCCGGGCCGTCGGCGGCCCCGAGGACCTGGCCGAGACCGTCGGCGCCGCGAACACCGCCCGCCACGCCTACGAGCTCTGGGACGCCGCCGGGCTGCTGCCCGTCGCGGGTCTGGAGCTGTGCCGGCGGGTCGCCGCGGTCCTGGAGCGGTTCGCGGCCGCCGAGTGCGGGGGCGCGATCAGCGCCGAGGTCGCGATGGTCGACTTCAGCGGGCTGGAAGTGGTGGCCCGGACGTGA
- the cobM gene encoding precorrin-4 C(11)-methyltransferase — protein sequence MSARTAKVTFIGAGPGAADLITLRGARAIAAADILIWASSLVQEAVLEHARPEAEIVDSAALPMEGVVAIYERALAEGLHVARIHSGDPSLWGAVQEQLERCRELGLETEIVPGVSAFSAVAAIAQRELTVPEVAQSVILTRLGGGKTPMPEKESIRAFAAHGTTMAVFLSAARSGQLAAELLEGGYPADTPVIVAYRATWEDEEVVQCTIADLEETVKARKLWKHTLFLVGPALGSQGTRSHLYHPGHFHGFRRAERGARRELLAADAVLAQQAGPDA from the coding sequence GTGAGCGCCAGGACGGCGAAGGTCACGTTCATCGGGGCCGGTCCGGGCGCGGCCGACCTGATCACCCTGCGCGGCGCCCGCGCGATCGCCGCGGCCGACATCCTCATCTGGGCCTCCAGCCTGGTCCAGGAGGCGGTCCTGGAGCACGCGCGCCCCGAGGCCGAGATCGTCGACTCCGCGGCACTGCCGATGGAGGGCGTCGTCGCGATCTACGAGCGCGCCCTCGCCGAGGGCCTGCACGTCGCCCGCATCCACTCCGGCGACCCCTCGCTGTGGGGCGCGGTCCAGGAGCAGCTGGAGCGCTGCCGTGAACTGGGACTGGAGACGGAGATCGTCCCCGGCGTCTCGGCCTTCTCGGCGGTAGCCGCGATAGCGCAGCGGGAGCTGACGGTCCCGGAGGTCGCGCAGTCGGTGATCCTGACGCGCCTGGGCGGCGGCAAGACGCCGATGCCCGAGAAGGAGTCGATTCGCGCCTTCGCAGCGCACGGCACGACCATGGCCGTGTTCCTGTCGGCGGCCCGCTCCGGCCAGCTGGCCGCCGAACTGCTGGAAGGCGGCTACCCGGCCGACACGCCGGTGATCGTCGCCTACCGCGCCACGTGGGAGGACGAGGAGGTGGTGCAGTGCACCATCGCAGACCTCGAAGAGACGGTGAAGGCGCGCAAGCTCTGGAAGCACACGCTGTTCCTGGTCGGCCCCGCGCTGGGGTCGCAGGGAACGCGCTCGCATCTGTACCACCCGGGGCACTTCCACGGGTTCCGGCGGGCTGAGAGGGGCGCGCGGCGGGAGTTGCTGGCGGCGGACGCGGTGCTGGCGCAACAGGCCGGGCCTGATGCCTGA
- the cobI gene encoding precorrin-2 C(20)-methyltransferase — MPVLSGVGVGPGDPDLVTVKAVRVLRDADVVFVPVLADGPEGPGRAEATVRAHIDGDTIRAVPFALSDRGGRTAERLNAWDEAARAVVAAFENGAERIAFATIGDPNIYSTFSYLAQTVRALMPAVAVETVPGITAMQDLASRSGTVLAEGREVLALFPMTAGLEAYERALEAFDTVVAYKGGRFLPEMLAAVDKAGRSGETVFGAALGLPEEVVGPVADLGPDTIGTAPYLSTVITTAQRRGRGGAL; from the coding sequence ATGCCTGTGCTGAGCGGTGTCGGCGTCGGTCCCGGCGACCCGGATCTGGTGACGGTGAAGGCCGTGCGCGTGCTGCGGGACGCCGACGTGGTGTTCGTCCCGGTCCTCGCCGACGGCCCCGAAGGCCCGGGGCGGGCCGAGGCCACCGTGCGCGCGCACATCGACGGCGACACGATCCGAGCCGTGCCCTTCGCCCTGTCCGATCGCGGCGGACGCACCGCCGAACGCCTCAACGCCTGGGACGAGGCGGCGCGCGCGGTCGTCGCGGCCTTCGAGAACGGCGCCGAACGCATCGCCTTCGCCACCATCGGCGACCCCAACATCTACTCGACGTTCAGCTATCTCGCGCAGACTGTTCGAGCCCTGATGCCCGCGGTCGCGGTGGAGACCGTACCCGGTATCACGGCGATGCAGGACCTGGCCTCGCGCTCCGGGACGGTGCTGGCCGAGGGCCGCGAGGTCCTGGCGCTGTTCCCGATGACCGCCGGGCTGGAGGCGTACGAGCGGGCGCTCGAGGCGTTCGACACGGTCGTGGCCTACAAGGGCGGCCGGTTCCTGCCCGAGATGCTGGCGGCGGTCGACAAGGCCGGCCGCAGCGGCGAGACCGTGTTCGGGGCCGCACTGGGCCTGCCGGAGGAAGTCGTGGGCCCGGTCGCGGACCTGGGCCCGGACACGATCGGCACCGCGCCGTATCTGTCCACCGTCATCACCACCGCGCAGCGGCGCGGACGAGGGGGAGCACTGTGA
- a CDS encoding cobyrinate a,c-diamide synthase has translation MVTPAPSRLTVPRIVIAAPASGHGKTTVATGIVKALTDRGFTVAPFKVGPDYIDPGYHSLAAGRTGRNLDPYMVGTERIAPLFAHGAAGADIAVVEGVMGLYDGATGEGELASTAQVAKLLDAPVLFVVDAAAQGRSIAALVHGFRSFDPAVRIAGVVLNRVGSEIHRRILTEALDELGVPVLGALRREAAVAAPSRHLGLVPVAERRAEAVASVAALGALVDADTGVQLDEIYRLARSAPPLEAAAWDPAAEVGRRSGARPRIAVASGPAFTFSYAENAELLAAAGAEVCPFDPLHEEKLPEAVGGLVLGGGFPEVYAPELAANEALRENVAEFARLGGAIAAECAGLLYLGKSLDGLPMCGVVDAEAVMTDRLTLGYRHAVAASESVLAAAGTRVSGHEFHRTAVSPSAGSPPAWHWRRGGGAVTEGFASSRIHASYLHLHWAGAPSIARRLVESCGVA, from the coding sequence GTGGTGACCCCGGCCCCGTCGCGGCTGACCGTGCCGCGGATCGTCATCGCCGCCCCGGCCTCCGGCCACGGCAAGACCACGGTCGCCACCGGCATCGTCAAAGCCCTGACAGACCGCGGCTTCACCGTCGCGCCGTTCAAGGTCGGCCCGGACTACATCGACCCCGGCTACCACTCCCTGGCCGCGGGCCGCACCGGCCGCAACCTCGACCCCTACATGGTCGGCACCGAACGGATCGCGCCGCTGTTCGCGCACGGCGCCGCCGGGGCCGACATCGCGGTCGTCGAGGGCGTCATGGGTCTGTACGACGGCGCGACCGGCGAGGGTGAGCTGGCCTCCACCGCGCAGGTCGCCAAGCTGCTCGACGCCCCGGTCCTGTTCGTCGTGGACGCCGCCGCGCAGGGCCGCTCGATCGCCGCGCTGGTGCACGGGTTCCGCTCGTTCGATCCCGCGGTGCGCATCGCCGGGGTGGTCCTGAACCGCGTCGGCTCCGAGATCCATCGCAGGATCCTGACCGAGGCGCTGGACGAGCTCGGCGTGCCGGTGCTCGGCGCGCTGCGGCGCGAGGCCGCCGTGGCCGCCCCCTCGCGCCACCTGGGCCTGGTCCCGGTCGCCGAACGGCGCGCCGAGGCCGTGGCCTCCGTGGCCGCCCTCGGGGCCCTTGTGGATGCGGACACCGGCGTGCAGCTCGACGAGATCTACCGCCTGGCCCGCAGCGCCCCGCCGCTGGAGGCCGCGGCCTGGGACCCCGCCGCCGAGGTCGGCCGCCGCTCCGGCGCCCGGCCGCGCATCGCCGTGGCATCAGGGCCCGCATTCACCTTCTCCTACGCCGAGAACGCCGAACTGCTCGCCGCCGCCGGAGCCGAGGTCTGCCCGTTCGATCCGCTGCACGAGGAGAAGCTGCCCGAGGCCGTCGGCGGCCTGGTGCTCGGCGGCGGCTTCCCCGAGGTCTACGCCCCCGAACTGGCCGCCAACGAGGCGCTGCGCGAAAACGTGGCGGAGTTCGCCCGCCTCGGCGGCGCGATCGCCGCCGAATGCGCCGGACTGCTGTACCTCGGCAAGAGCCTGGACGGCCTGCCGATGTGCGGCGTCGTGGACGCCGAGGCCGTCATGACCGACCGCCTCACCCTGGGCTACCGACACGCCGTGGCCGCCTCCGAATCGGTGCTCGCCGCCGCCGGGACGCGCGTGTCAGGGCACGAATTCCACCGCACCGCCGTCAGCCCCTCGGCCGGCTCGCCCCCGGCCTGGCACTGGCGCCGCGGCGGGGGAGCGGTCACCGAGGGTTTCGCCAGCAGCCGCATCCACGCCTCCTACCTCCATCTGCACTGGGCCGGGGCGCCGTCGATCGCCCGCCGGCTGGTCGAGAGCTGCGGGGTGGCGTGA
- the cobO gene encoding cob(I)yrinic acid a,c-diamide adenosyltransferase has product MPQGQPTSVPDDGLTTRQRRNRPLTIVHTGPGKGKSTAAFGLALRGWNQGWPIGVFQFVKSAKWRIGEETALKALGELHERSGVGGPVDWHKMGEGWSWIQRDLHSDPELQADNARAGWERIKADLAAETYRLYVLDEFTYPMKWGWVDVEDVVKTLADRPGSQHVVITGRDAAPELLEAADLVTEMTKVKHPMDAGQKGQKGIEW; this is encoded by the coding sequence ATGCCGCAGGGCCAGCCCACATCCGTCCCCGACGACGGCCTCACCACGCGCCAGCGCCGCAACCGGCCGCTGACGATCGTGCACACCGGCCCCGGCAAGGGGAAGTCCACCGCCGCCTTCGGCCTGGCCCTGCGCGGCTGGAACCAGGGCTGGCCGATCGGGGTGTTCCAGTTCGTCAAGTCCGCCAAGTGGCGCATCGGCGAGGAGACGGCGCTCAAGGCGCTCGGCGAGTTGCACGAGCGCAGCGGCGTCGGCGGTCCCGTGGACTGGCACAAGATGGGCGAGGGCTGGTCCTGGATCCAGCGCGATCTGCACAGCGACCCCGAGCTCCAGGCCGACAACGCCCGCGCCGGCTGGGAGCGGATCAAGGCCGATCTGGCCGCCGAGACCTACCGTTTGTACGTCCTGGACGAGTTCACCTACCCGATGAAGTGGGGCTGGGTCGACGTCGAGGACGTGGTGAAGACCCTGGCCGACCGCCCCGGGAGCCAGCACGTGGTCATCACCGGCCGGGACGCCGCCCCCGAACTGCTGGAGGCCGCCGACCTGGTCACCGAGATGACCAAGGTCAAGCACCCGATGGACGCCGGCCAGAAGGGCCAGAAGGGCATCGAGTGGTGA
- a CDS encoding putative cobaltochelatase, with the protein MPPYPFTAVVGLDDLRLALLLNAVSPAVGGVLVRGEKGTAKSTIVRALAAVLPQIAVVPGCRFSCDPAAPDPACPDGPHAVPGQGAPAAAAAQSRPARLIELPVGATEDRLVGSLDLEKVLASGVAAYEPGLLAAAHRGLLYVDEVNLLHDHLVDLLLDAAAMGVAHVEREGVSISHAARFLLVGTMNPEEGELRPQLLDRFGLTVEVRASREPAERAEVVRRRLAYEADPEGFAAAWEQADKETAARIEAARALLPAVRLPDSELLRITRICAAFEVDGMRADLVTARAATALAAWAGRDVVIAEDVRQAATLALPHRRRRHPFDAPGLDEERLDEAMDDGDEDPDPGPGSGGPDGGGSGGPDGGDTSGGPSNSAESEPSAGASPGESSAEQKQTSGSSRDQAPTAPSEPFKARLLQVEGVGTGAEGRRSRARATGGRSVGARPGARGLHLIATVHAAAPQQVARGRREGALRLRSEDLREPIREGREGNLVLFVVDASGSMAARQRMAAVKGAILSLLLDAYQRRDKVGLVTFRGRGAEVALPPTWSVDAGAARLTSLPTGGRTPLAAGLLQAADVLRVERMRDPNRRPLVLIVTDGRATQASHSKDPLADTRRAAAHLHQAVAALGGTAVVVDCEAGPVRLGLAARLAADLGADHMPLTDLAADALTAAVHGNRPRSDRKAA; encoded by the coding sequence GTGCCGCCGTACCCGTTCACCGCCGTCGTCGGTCTCGACGACCTGCGGCTGGCCCTGCTGCTCAACGCCGTGTCCCCGGCGGTCGGCGGCGTGCTCGTCCGCGGCGAGAAGGGCACCGCCAAGTCGACCATCGTGCGCGCCCTGGCCGCGGTGCTGCCGCAGATCGCGGTGGTCCCCGGCTGCCGGTTCTCCTGTGACCCCGCGGCTCCCGACCCGGCCTGCCCGGACGGCCCGCACGCGGTGCCCGGCCAGGGCGCTCCGGCCGCCGCCGCGGCCCAGTCACGCCCGGCCCGCCTGATCGAACTCCCGGTCGGCGCCACCGAGGACCGCCTCGTGGGCTCCCTGGACCTGGAGAAGGTCCTGGCCTCCGGCGTCGCCGCCTATGAACCCGGCCTGCTGGCCGCCGCCCACCGCGGCCTGCTGTACGTCGACGAGGTCAACCTCCTGCACGACCACCTCGTGGACCTGCTCCTGGACGCGGCCGCGATGGGCGTCGCCCACGTCGAGCGCGAAGGCGTCTCGATCAGCCACGCCGCCCGCTTCCTGCTGGTCGGCACCATGAACCCCGAAGAGGGCGAGCTGCGCCCGCAGCTGCTGGACCGTTTCGGCCTGACCGTCGAGGTCCGCGCCAGCCGCGAGCCGGCCGAACGCGCCGAGGTTGTCCGCCGCCGCCTGGCCTACGAGGCCGACCCCGAGGGCTTCGCAGCGGCCTGGGAGCAGGCGGACAAGGAGACGGCCGCACGCATCGAGGCGGCGCGTGCGCTGCTGCCCGCGGTGCGGCTGCCGGACTCCGAACTGCTGCGCATCACCCGCATCTGCGCGGCCTTCGAGGTCGACGGGATGCGCGCGGACCTGGTGACGGCACGCGCCGCGACGGCGCTCGCGGCGTGGGCCGGGCGCGACGTCGTGATCGCCGAGGACGTGCGGCAGGCGGCGACACTGGCCCTGCCGCACCGCCGGCGGCGGCATCCCTTCGACGCGCCGGGCCTGGACGAGGAGCGGCTGGACGAGGCCATGGACGACGGGGATGAGGATCCTGATCCCGGTCCCGGCTCCGGCGGGCCCGACGGCGGCGGCTCGGGTGGTCCCGACGGCGGTGATACTTCCGGCGGCCCGTCCAACAGTGCCGAGTCAGAGCCCTCTGCCGGCGCCTCACCCGGAGAGTCATCCGCTGAGCAGAAGCAGACGTCCGGCTCCTCGCGCGACCAGGCACCCACCGCGCCCAGCGAGCCCTTCAAAGCCCGCCTGTTACAGGTCGAGGGCGTCGGCACCGGCGCCGAGGGCCGCCGCTCCCGCGCCCGCGCCACCGGCGGCCGCTCGGTCGGCGCCCGCCCCGGCGCGCGCGGTCTCCATCTGATCGCGACCGTCCACGCCGCCGCGCCCCAGCAGGTCGCCCGGGGCCGTCGTGAAGGCGCGCTGCGTCTGCGCTCCGAAGACCTCCGCGAGCCGATCCGCGAGGGCCGGGAAGGCAATCTCGTCCTGTTCGTCGTGGACGCCTCGGGTTCCATGGCCGCCCGCCAGCGCATGGCGGCCGTCAAGGGCGCGATCCTCTCGCTCCTCCTGGACGCCTATCAGCGCCGCGACAAGGTCGGCCTGGTCACCTTCCGCGGCCGCGGCGCCGAGGTCGCGCTGCCGCCCACCTGGTCGGTCGACGCCGGCGCCGCCCGCCTCACCTCGCTGCCCACCGGCGGCCGCACCCCGCTGGCCGCCGGTCTGCTCCAGGCCGCCGACGTCCTGCGGGTCGAGCGCATGCGCGATCCGAACCGGCGCCCGCTCGTCCTGATCGTCACCGACGGCCGCGCGACACAGGCCTCGCACTCCAAGGACCCCCTGGCCGACACCCGCCGCGCCGCCGCCCACCTGCACCAGGCCGTCGCGGCCCTCGGCGGCACCGCCGTCGTCGTGGACTGCGAAGCCGGGCCGGTGCGCCTGGGGCTGGCCGCGCGCCTGGCCGCCGACCTCGGCGCCGACCACATGCCCCTCACCGACCTCGCCGCCGACGCACTCACCGCGGCGGTGCACGGCAACCGACCCCGTTCCGACCGGAAGGCCGCCTGA
- a CDS encoding sulfite oxidase-like oxidoreductase: MGQPGSGVDTDAGTARADERLPPGQRMQRGEWPVLHYGPVPRFKPASWDFRVTGATADGEEAVWFHEEFGALPTVEVIADFHCVTKFTMLDASWRGVSGRTIVDLAPPAPDATHVTVWAEYGYSSNLRLEDLLREDVVFATHHDGAPLTPERGFPLRLILPHRYAWKGPKWVRGIEYLTEDRRGFWEERGYHNIGDPWEEQRYSYQEDPGDGPPL; this comes from the coding sequence ATGGGGCAGCCGGGATCAGGGGTGGACACAGACGCCGGGACGGCGCGGGCTGACGAGCGGCTCCCTCCCGGCCAGCGCATGCAGCGCGGCGAGTGGCCGGTGCTGCACTACGGCCCCGTGCCCCGCTTCAAGCCCGCGAGCTGGGACTTCCGGGTCACCGGGGCCACCGCCGACGGCGAGGAGGCGGTCTGGTTCCACGAGGAGTTCGGCGCGCTGCCCACCGTCGAGGTGATCGCCGACTTCCACTGCGTCACCAAGTTCACGATGCTCGACGCCTCCTGGCGCGGCGTCTCCGGCCGCACCATCGTCGATCTGGCGCCGCCGGCCCCGGACGCGACGCACGTCACCGTCTGGGCCGAGTACGGCTACAGCTCGAACCTGCGCCTGGAGGACCTGCTCCGCGAGGACGTCGTGTTCGCCACCCACCACGACGGGGCGCCCCTGACCCCCGAGCGCGGGTTCCCGCTGCGGCTGATCCTGCCGCACCGGTACGCCTGGAAGGGGCCCAAGTGGGTCCGGGGCATCGAGTACCTCACCGAGGACCGCCGCGGGTTCTGGGAGGAGCGCGGGTACCACAACATCGGCGACCCGTGGGAGGAACAGCGGTACTCCTATCAGGAGGACCCGGGGGACGGGCCTCCGCTGTAG
- a CDS encoding (2Fe-2S)-binding protein, with protein sequence MYACICHAVTTAEVDAAVALGAKSVKQVRKATGAGSACGTCVKRLSCLLAAARVADSAPPEAMPEAERLPERTPVHAPAHKPAPVPVPAARTATPVFQHAPHCPAALPALG encoded by the coding sequence TTGTACGCCTGCATATGCCACGCGGTCACCACCGCCGAGGTGGACGCTGCCGTCGCGCTCGGCGCCAAGTCCGTCAAGCAGGTCCGCAAGGCCACCGGCGCGGGTTCGGCGTGCGGGACGTGCGTGAAGCGGCTGAGCTGCCTGCTGGCCGCGGCGCGGGTCGCGGACTCGGCGCCGCCGGAGGCCATGCCCGAGGCCGAGCGGCTGCCGGAGAGGACTCCGGTCCACGCTCCGGCCCACAAGCCGGCTCCGGTCCCGGTCCCCGCGGCACGCACCGCGACCCCGGTCTTCCAGCACGCGCCGCACTGCCCGGCCGCGCTGCCCGCCCTGGGCTGA
- the bfr gene encoding bacterioferritin produces MQGDKDIIAFLNEQLTAELTAINQYWLHYKLQDNRGWKKLAEYTRSESIDEMKHADKLAERIIFLEGLPNFQKLFPLEIGHSVTEMFQADMKVEVAAVERLRNGIKLMRERGDVTSANLFEEILADEEHHIDYLETQLDLIGQLGEPLYIAQLVEQPESS; encoded by the coding sequence ATGCAGGGTGACAAGGACATCATCGCGTTCCTCAACGAGCAGCTCACCGCCGAACTGACGGCCATCAACCAGTACTGGCTGCACTACAAGCTGCAGGACAACCGCGGCTGGAAGAAGCTCGCCGAGTACACCCGCAGCGAGTCCATCGACGAGATGAAGCACGCCGACAAGCTCGCCGAGCGCATCATCTTCCTGGAGGGGCTGCCCAACTTCCAGAAGCTGTTCCCGCTGGAGATCGGCCACAGCGTCACCGAGATGTTCCAGGCCGACATGAAGGTCGAGGTCGCCGCGGTGGAGCGGCTGCGCAACGGGATCAAGCTGATGCGCGAGCGCGGGGACGTCACGTCGGCGAACCTGTTCGAGGAGATCCTGGCCGACGAGGAACACCACATCGACTACCTGGAGACCCAGCTGGACCTGATCGGCCAGCTCGGGGAGCCGCTGTACATCGCGCAGCTGGTCGAGCAGCCCGAGTCCTCCTGA
- a CDS encoding sensor histidine kinase produces the protein MVRVRPSFPPAPAAPGPLLVAAGVVMVTALDGPSPADQIRALIPLAAVVLGMVLLLRDLAAERRGVWLDTADRRRRPVDVRTAVGALVVGGAIVRLLANGASLAAETSAVVAALILFSGGVLIALPYLLRVLRDLDAERAERVRAQQFAEVAAHMHDSVLHTLTLIQRADPGAVAGLARAQERELRAWLYDRRGRAPDAEAPETFAAAVRAAAAEVEDRHGVRVEVVAVGDAELGDALAACVAATREALVNAAKYAGGAPISVFAEVEAEAAGGRRIEVFVRDRGPGFDLGAVGADRMGIRESILGRMARHGGHGEVRTALGAGTEVRLAMRLAMRSEARAEMRPEAQAGMRPETRPESRSELRSELRSELRSELRSEMEDG, from the coding sequence ATGGTCCGAGTCCGACCGTCCTTCCCGCCGGCGCCGGCCGCCCCCGGTCCGCTGCTGGTCGCCGCGGGCGTCGTGATGGTGACCGCCCTCGACGGCCCCAGTCCCGCCGACCAGATCCGGGCCCTGATACCGCTGGCGGCGGTGGTGCTCGGCATGGTGCTGCTGCTGCGCGATCTGGCCGCCGAGCGGCGCGGCGTCTGGCTGGACACCGCGGACCGGCGGCGCCGTCCGGTCGACGTGCGCACCGCGGTCGGGGCGCTGGTCGTCGGCGGCGCGATAGTACGGCTGCTGGCCAACGGCGCGTCGCTGGCCGCCGAGACCAGTGCGGTCGTCGCGGCGCTCATCCTCTTCTCCGGCGGGGTGCTGATCGCCCTGCCGTATCTGCTGCGAGTGCTGCGGGACCTGGACGCCGAGCGGGCCGAGCGGGTCCGCGCGCAGCAGTTCGCCGAGGTCGCCGCGCACATGCACGACTCGGTCCTGCACACACTGACCCTGATTCAGCGGGCTGATCCCGGCGCGGTCGCGGGGCTCGCCCGTGCTCAGGAACGGGAGCTGCGGGCTTGGTTGTACGACCGCAGGGGCCGCGCGCCCGACGCCGAGGCGCCGGAGACGTTCGCCGCGGCGGTGCGGGCGGCGGCGGCCGAGGTCGAGGACCGGCACGGAGTGCGGGTCGAGGTGGTCGCGGTCGGCGACGCCGAGCTCGGGGACGCGCTGGCCGCGTGCGTCGCTGCCACGCGCGAGGCGCTGGTCAACGCGGCCAAGTACGCCGGCGGCGCGCCGATCTCGGTGTTCGCGGAGGTCGAGGCCGAGGCCGCCGGGGGCCGCCGGATCGAGGTGTTCGTCCGCGACCGCGGGCCCGGGTTCGACCTCGGCGCGGTCGGCGCGGACCGGATGGGGATCAGGGAGTCGATCCTCGGGCGGATGGCACGGCACGGGGGGCATGGCGAGGTGCGGACGGCGCTCGGGGCCGGGACCGAGGTGCGGTTGGCGATGCGGTTGGCGATGCGGTCGGAGGCGCGGGCCGAGATGCGGCCGGAGGCGCAGGCCGGGATGCGGCCGGAGACGCGCCCGGAGTCCCGTTCGGAGCTGCGTTCGGAGCTGCGTTCGGAGCTGCGTTCGGAGCTGCGTTCGGAGATGGAAGATGGCTGA